From the genome of Miscanthus floridulus cultivar M001 chromosome 10, ASM1932011v1, whole genome shotgun sequence, one region includes:
- the LOC136488660 gene encoding uncharacterized protein, producing the protein MEPSGELSEQGTTAVAAAKAKDKKAWVHLLQCLPDDLLMQVAAKKTGKEVWDSLKVRFIGEESVKKARLQTLKSEFDVMRMKVEESIDGYAGRLTGMSVRYGNLGGMLDDVALVKKLFDTMPECYINVVVGIEQFYDLKKLAFDEAVGRLKALSGRLGRSGQPVRRPTEVDHRMAVAVGVGVVEVVVMEEEVARPIRQRRVLRSGKKDKSHIQCFKCHRYGHYANRCPREKEEEEAHHVLAVDVEPSLLLVETEEPGLLEYTSQQIQGGVTLNGGMVQPELHFTGSQESTREIWYLDNGASNHMSGDRLKFREFDQTFTGKVQFRDGFVVEIQGRGSILFQWRTRD; encoded by the exons ATGGAGCCATCAGGGGAGTTGTCCGAGCAGGGcacgacggcggtggcggcggcgaaggcgaaAGACAAGAAGGCATGGGTGCACTTGCTTCAGTGCCTGCCCGATGATCTGCTGATGCAAGTCGCAGCGAAGAAGACCGGGAAGGAGGTCTGGGACTCACTGAAGGTGAGATTCATCGGCGAGGAGAGCGTTAAGAAGGCGCGACTGCAGACATTGAAAAGTGAATTCGACGTGATGAGGATGAAGGTGGAGGAGTCGATCGATGGATATGCTGGGAGGCTGACAGGGATGTCGGTGAGGTATGGCAATCTAGGTGGCATGTTGGATGATGTCGCACTGGTGAAGAAACTCTTTGACACCATGCCAGAGTGCTACATCAACGTGGTCGTCGGGATCGAACAATTCTACGATCTCAAGAAGCTTGCATTCGATGAGGCTGTGGGGCGGTTGAAGGC GCTGAGTGGGAGGCTCGGCAGAAGTGGGCAGCCGGTGAGGCGTCCGACAGAGGTAGATCACAGGATGGCGGTGGCCGTGGGCGTGGGTGTGGTCGAGGTGGTGGTCATGGAGGAAGAGGTGGCCAGACCGATCAGGCAAAGGAGGGTGCTGAGGAGTGGCAAGAAGGATAAAAGCCATATacagtgcttcaagtgccatcgCTATGGGCACTATGCCAATCGGTGTCCgagggagaaggaggaggaggaggcacacCATGTCCTGGCAGTGGATGTTGAGCCATCATTGTTGCTCGTAGAAACGGAGGAGCCGGGACTGCTTGAGTACACATCACAACAAATTCAGGGGGGAGTAACTCTGAATGGAGGCATGGTGCAGCCAGAACTTCACTTCACCGGCAGTCAGGAGTCCACCAGGGAGATCTGGTACCTGGACAATGGTGCTAGTAACCACATGTCTGGAGATCGACTGAAGTTCAGAGAATTTGACCAAACATTCACTGGTAAGGTGCAGTTTAGGGATGGATTTGTTGTTGAAATTCAGGGAAGAGGGTCTATCTTGTTTCAGTGGAGAACTAGGGATTAG